The sequence CCACCTTTGAGCTGTATTGGGGAACTTAGTATCTAATACCGTTTATGCTACGTTACAGCACCAAAGCCATAAGCTTTTCTTTTTAGCTTATGGGAAATTGGGTGGAACCACGGGTAGAACGCACTCGTCCCTTCTTGAGGGATGAGTGTTTTTTTATTTTATTTACTTTAAAAGGAGTGTTTCTTGTTATGAGTGAACCATTAATAGCTATTCAATTTCCAGATGGAAAGAGCAAGCAATTTCCGCAAGGTGTAACACTAGCTGAGCTTGCACAATCCATTAGTCCGAGTCTTTACAAAAAGACGATTGTTGGATGTATAAATGGTGTGCCTTCCGATTTAGCACATCCAATCACAGAAAACGCTCATATTTCCTTGTATGATGTGGCTTCAAAAGAAGGAATAGAAGTGCTTCGTCATTCAACAGCCCACTTATTGGCACATGCATTAAAGCGATTATACCCGGCTGTTCATTTAGGAGTGGGTCCTGTCATCGGAGATGGATTTTTTTATGATGTTGCGTTGGACCAACCGATTACCGTGGGTGATTTGCCAAAAATTGAACAGATGATGAAGCAAATCATCAAAGAGAACATGGAGATAACACGTAAGGAAGTTACGCGCGAAAAAGCTAAACAGTTGTTCAAACAGGACCCTTTAAAACTTGAGTTGCTTGAAGATATACCGCCAGATGAAACAGTGACTGTGTACGAACAAGGTGATTTTTATGATTTATGTCGTGGTCCTCATATACCTTCAACAGGCAAAATCAAGCATTTTAAGTTAACGAAAGTGTCTGGTGCATATTGGCGGGGCAATAGCGATAATCAAATGCTTCAACGTATTTACGGTGTTGCGTTTGCGACAAAAGATGAGTTACAAGATTATTTTGCCTTTCTAGAGGAAGCTGAAAAGAGAAATCACCGTAAGCTTGGAAAAGAGCTGGAATTGTTCATGTTCTCAGAAGAAGCTCCAGGAATGCCTTTCTATCTTGCCAATGGTCAAATTATCCGAAATGAGCTTGAATCTTTTTTGCGAAATCTTCAAGCCAAATACGACTATAAAGAAGTTCGCACGCCGATCATGATGAATCAACGGCTATGGGAACAATCTGGTCACTGGGATCACTACAAAGAGAATATGTATTTTACACAAGTGGATGAGCAACAATTTGCGCTAAAACCGATGAATTGCCCTGGCCATATGCTCATTTTTAAAAACGGGCTGCATTCGTACCGAGATTTACCAATTCGCATGGCAGAGTTTGGTCAAGTGCATCGTCATGAATTCAGTGGTGCCTTGAATGGTTTATTGCGTGTCCGTACATTTTGCCAAGATGATGCCCACATTTTCGTAACACCGCAACAAATTGAAGAGGAAATCACACTTGCATTAAAAATAATCGACCATGTCTACCAAGTATTTGGGTTTAAGTACGAAATTGAATTATCGACACGTCCAGATGATTTTATGGGGAGTGAAGACCTTTGGGAGCAGGCTGAAACTGCTTTAGAGAATGTACTGCAAAAACTTAATTATGCTTATAAAGTCAATGAAGGCGATGGGGCGTTTTATGGTCCGAAAATTGATATTCACATTAAAGATGCCATTCAACGCAGCCACCAATGCGCCACGGTTCAACTTGATTTCCAACTACCTGAAAAGTTTGATTTATCCTATATAGATAAACAAAACGAAAAAAAGCGTCCAGTTGTTATTCACCGAGCTGTATTTGGTTCAATTGACCGTTTTTTAGGAATTTTAATCGAACATTTTGCAGGTGCTTTTCCTGTTTGGCTTGCGCCGGTACAAGTACAAATTGTCCCTGTTTCCCACGTTCACTTGGACTATTGTTTAACGATACAATCAGAACTGAAACAAGTAGGGGTAAGGGTAAACATGGATGAAAGTGATGAAAAACTAGGTTACAAAATTAGAAAAGCACAAATGCAAAAAATCCCTTATACAATCGTGCTAGGTGACAACGAATTAAAAGAAGAAACAGTCACGGTTAGACAGTACGGGAAACCGGAAACAGAAAGGGTTCCTTTTGAATATTTTAAAGAGAAACTTGTGCGACAGATTAAAGAACGGAGCATTTAATAAGAATTATTAAGACTCAGGGCCGCAACAGCATGTTAACAACCGTTCCTGCTATTAGCCTTTCAGGAGGGGATACCAGGTAATTGTGGGGTATAGCCAACATGAAATGGCTGTACCCTTTGTGAAGAAAATATATAGTGATCTTTTATTCAAACCAAGATAAAGTTTCTACTCAACCGAGTTTGCTCGCTCCATGATTTCCTGGACGATCGCACTTTTCGCATCAGCATAATGTTGTACGTGGCGCCATTGACGTTGAGCAAGGTGGCGTTTGACGCTTGCGTACTTATCCCGGTCGGCATTGTTGCTTCGGAGCCAATCACGGAAACGCAACATTCTATTGACTTCAGAAGCGCCTTTGCTGAATACATGCAGGTTGATGTCTGTGTCTGGCCCTTTCAACAAGCGATGTTCAAACCATTCAGGTTCCCGAATGCGTAGTGTGTAACCAGCTTTTTCTAAGTCCGGGACATAAGTCGTCTCGTTAGCGGAATCGATGACAACTAGTAGTATATCAATGATAGGCTTGGCACAAAGGCCTGGAACCGAAGTTGAGCCAACATGTTCGAGTTGCAATGCCTTGTTTCCGAGCACAGAACGAATTCGGGTAGCCTCTCGATCGAATTGATTAGGCCACTCTGGATCATACTCTAGGAGGGTAACGGGCGCATTGTGGGGTTTACGCTCACCAACTGTGACCTTTTGAAGATCTTCATCACTTTTACGTGGCGGGTTTGAATGACTCTGCATGAGATCACTCCCTAGTTATCAGTTTAGCATTTCATCTTACCATAACGGTTGAAAAAAGTTGAGCCGTTATTCTCCTTCAATTTCGCCGGCCAGTTCGTAATAGCGGTAAAAAAGTCCGTACCATCTTTGATTGTTAACGCGTGTTTGCAAAATAATCTGAGTGGTACAGTCGGGGCCAGCTGTATGAGTGGGTTTCGAGTTTTCATTGACAATAAAAATGAAGGCTTGACTCTCACGTTACGTAATACTTCACACTTTGAATGATCAAAACGTAGAGGTGAAACGATATGAACATTCAAGCACTGCGCTCAGACCACATTTACCGCCAAGTTATGCAAGTTCCGCTAGCAGAGAAAACAGAGTTATACCGGGAAGAGATGCTGGCTCCGTTCATGAAAAAATGGGAGACTCAGCATGTTCCATATAAGGCTGCTGATCCAGGCGGTTTTGACGTGATGACAATCAATAATTTCATATTCCGTGCGCCGGAAGAGATAACGCCTGAGATTTCCACGGAACTCGAACTTATATCGTCCGATGCATTCTGGCAGGAATGCGAAGCAGTTGTAGCCCGGAGCCTGGGCCAATTTACAGAAAACGGCGTGAAACTCCCGGTATCCGAGTACTTGTTCACCGTTCTTCTAGGCAACCCGAAGAGCCAGTCTTTGTTGCTAAACGAGGGGTACAGCGGCGACGGGGGAATTCCCGGATACATTTTGTGCACATTGCTTCCAAATGCTTATACGCTGCCCCGCATGAAGGCAGCACTGGCGCATGAAGTCAATCATAACGTACGTTACCAGTATATCCAGTGGGACCACACTGTTACCCTAGGCGAGTTGATCGTTAGCGAAGGGCTGGCGGAAAATTTTGCAACACTGCTGTACGGGGAGGAGCTTCTCGGCCCTTGGGTGTCGAAGACAGGCGCCGAAACATTAAATCGCCAGATCAAACCTGTATTGAAGGAACAGCTGGATGTAACGGGGTTTGACCAAATTGCTCCGTATTTGTACGGCGACGAATTGGCGAAGCTTCAGAATTTCACGCCAGTCGGCATGCCTTATAGCGCGGGTTATGCTTGCGGATATTATTTAGTACAATACTATCTAAAGAAGACGGGAAAATCGATCGTCGAAGCGACCATCACCCCAGCCGATCAAATCCTGGACGAAGTCAGGGGATACTGGAATGAAACAACGATTATTAGCGGTTAAAGACATCGTGCACATCACCGGCATTACCACCAGAACCTTACATTATTATGACGAGATCGAGCTGTTGAAGCCCACGTTCGTCGCCGACAACGGCTATCGCTATTACGATCAGGAAGGCTTGGCTAAACTGCAGACGATTTTGTTCCTGAAGGAAATGGATGTGCCTCTGAAAGAGATTGCAGCTATCTTGAAGCTTCCGCTTGAGGAGCAACGCGAAGTATTAAAGCAGCACAACGATACGTTACGTTTGAAAAAACAGCGCTTAGAGCGGATCTCCACGGCATTGGAAGAGTTTGTGGCTGGAAAGGATGTTTACCATCTAAGCATTTTCAATGATTCTGCGATTTTGCCCTTGCCAGAGCAATATGACCGAGAAGCGAGGTGGCGCTACGGTGAGACGGAGGCTTACCAATCCTTTGAGAAGAAGCTGCAAGAACTGTCTCCCATCGACAAAGAACGCCAGTGGCACCAGATGGAGGGCGTGTTCCGAAAAATTGCCGCCTGCATGCATTTCCAGCCGGATGCGGTGGAAGTACAGCAACTCGTCGATGAGTGGCGGGGAATCCTCGAGCAGTCGATGCCATGCGACGGGCACTTATTAATGTGCATCGCCAACACGTACCAAGCCGATGCCCGATTCAAGCAGTATTTTAATTCGTTCAGTGAGCAAGGAGATTTAGCAGCATTCATGCATGAGGCGGTTATGTATTATGTGCAGGGATTGGGTGAAAGTAAGAGAGAGAAGTGAGATGTGGCGGTATATGGAAAAGACAGATCGAATGAATGATAGAGTAGATAGTTCAAAGTCCGATAAAAAGCATATTCTGCCTTGGGCCAACCTGAAAGGGTTGGAAAAAACCTAGTGTAGGCGGTGCCTGTTTTGGCGACGAGGAACTAGAAAAAATGAGCGACCTGGAGTTGGGAGGAAAACCCCTCCAGCTCCAAAGTCAGTCGGTCTGGACATGCCTATCCAGGCTTAGACAAGTGTTGATTCTCTATGAGCACTTGCGAAACAGATCCAGAGGTTTCATTTACTAAGAGACTTCCCTCAGTTTTAGATGGTCAGGTGATAAATTTTATACTGCTACTAGATTTAAATAGATCTTCCTAAACGCTTTAAATTGGTTCTTTTTCTGTCTTCAAATTACCACCATTTGTATCCGTGTGTATTTACTAATTGATTTGCTGCTTCTGGTCCATTGGACCCTGCTGGATATAGATGAAGGGGGATGGCATTAGTCTCAAAATTCTCGATGACTGGTTGAACGGCTCGCCAAGCTAGTTCTACTTCATTCCAGTGTGTAAAGTAAAAGGGATTGCCCTTTATTGCATCGGCAAGCAAATATTCGTAAGCCTCTGGGATCTCTCTATCACTGGATGAAAAATTAATCTGAATGGGCTCTAACTCACCTGTTAGTGGGTGTTTGCTGTTCAATTGAAGAGTGACACCATCATTCGGGTTGATCCTAATAATGAGGAGGTTTGGTTCTCCTTCATTCGTCTTCCCAATCAAGTTTTTAAATTCAACGACAATCTTCGTCTCTTTTTTATTGAGTCGCTTGCCCGTGCGAATAAAGAAAGGGACGCCTTCCCACAAAGGGGTTTGAATGGTAAGTCGAGCAGCAACAAATGTATCAACCGTTGAGAATGAATCGACGCCTGCTTCTTCTCTATAGCCTGTAATGACGGAATGATGATCTACATCTAATCGTGAGTACTGTCCCCGGACCACATCACGCTCTGGTATGATTTGAATGGCTTTCATTAAGTTAATCTTTTCACTTCGCAGTTTAGCTGCGTCTTCTCTCTCGGCCATTTGGACAGCCGTCATCATCACTAATTGCAGCATGTGATTTTGCACCATATCGCGGAGCGCGCCAGTTTGCTCATAATACGCAGCTCTTGACCCAACTCCTACCGTCTCGTTCGCGGTAATCTGCACATTCGAAATCATGTCTTTTCGCCAGATTGACTGCAAGATCGGATTGACGGAGATAAGTGTTTCAAGATTTTGAACCATCGGCTTCCCGAGATAGTGGTCAATCCGGAAAATCTCCTCCTCACTAAACGCTTGCTGAACAATGTTGTTTAATTGCCGAGCCGATTGAAGGTCATGACCAAATGGTTTTTCAATCATGACTCTTTTCCATCCCTTGGTGTTTGCTAAGCCACTTTGTTTGATGTTTGTTGTAATTACATCAAACAATTCAGGAGCCACCGATAAGTAAAAGATTCGATTTTCTTGAAGCTTATTTTTCGATTCTAATCGTCGTACATGAGTGGATAGCTCCTGGTAGCTAGCTTCTTTCGTCAGATCCAAGCTGATATATGAGAACTGTTTTACAAATGCCAACTTCTGTCGCTTATCATCGGTTGAATGTCTTGAAAATTTATATAGAGAATCAATGATGTTTGCTTGATACGCTTCTTTTGAGAGCGGCTCTCTCCCAACACCTATAATAGTAAACGATGCTGGAAGCTTCTTGTCCATATAAAGATTAAAGAGGGCTGGATAAATTTTTCGATTTGCCAAATCTCCAGTTGCTCCAAATAAAATAAATGATGTGGATTCCATCTAAAACGCATCCTTTGTCGTAAAAAATAGATTCACCTTGCCTGTCTGGACTTAGTATAGTCCTCGTGTTCAGATCCTGTAAGTACGCACTTTTTTTGCAGATAGTGTGCAATTTCTTACTATGTGTGTTAAAGGGAACGACAAAAAAGCCGTTCTCCTTAATTAAGAAGAACAGCTACAAATCGGTTGCTAACAATCATTCTTTTTCTAATACATTCTCGATGTAATCCCTGCCCCATTCATACATCGCATCTAATATAGGCATTAAACTTCTTCCGTGCTCAGTAAGGGAATATTCAACCTTAGGTGGAACAACAGGATACACTTCACGGTGAAGAATTTGATGATCCTCTAGTTCGCGCAGTTGATTCACTAGCATTCGTTGGGTTATTCCAGGCATCAGGGCTTTCAGCTCTCCAAAGCGTTTAGTCCCTTCTTTGCCTAAATGCCAAAGAATCAACATTTTCCATTTTCCTCCAATGACTGATAGAGTCAGCTCTTTTTCACAATTAAATGTTCGTTCTCCTAGATTAGGCATAGCGTTCATCCCTTTAACGATTAGTCAAAGTATACTTTTATACACTATATGTGTTAAATGTGCGTACTTTCAAACTTAATGTGTACTTAGTATAATGGCATCCAGGCAGCGAAGTAAATAGTCTAACCGAAATTGGCAAGACTAGGTACGCTCTGTCAAATCACATTTACTAAGGGAGATTGTGCACATGAAATTACAATTAGCATTAGATCTTGT is a genomic window of Shouchella clausii containing:
- the thrS gene encoding threonine--tRNA ligase, with amino-acid sequence MSEPLIAIQFPDGKSKQFPQGVTLAELAQSISPSLYKKTIVGCINGVPSDLAHPITENAHISLYDVASKEGIEVLRHSTAHLLAHALKRLYPAVHLGVGPVIGDGFFYDVALDQPITVGDLPKIEQMMKQIIKENMEITRKEVTREKAKQLFKQDPLKLELLEDIPPDETVTVYEQGDFYDLCRGPHIPSTGKIKHFKLTKVSGAYWRGNSDNQMLQRIYGVAFATKDELQDYFAFLEEAEKRNHRKLGKELELFMFSEEAPGMPFYLANGQIIRNELESFLRNLQAKYDYKEVRTPIMMNQRLWEQSGHWDHYKENMYFTQVDEQQFALKPMNCPGHMLIFKNGLHSYRDLPIRMAEFGQVHRHEFSGALNGLLRVRTFCQDDAHIFVTPQQIEEEITLALKIIDHVYQVFGFKYEIELSTRPDDFMGSEDLWEQAETALENVLQKLNYAYKVNEGDGAFYGPKIDIHIKDAIQRSHQCATVQLDFQLPEKFDLSYIDKQNEKKRPVVIHRAVFGSIDRFLGILIEHFAGAFPVWLAPVQVQIVPVSHVHLDYCLTIQSELKQVGVRVNMDESDEKLGYKIRKAQMQKIPYTIVLGDNELKEETVTVRQYGKPETERVPFEYFKEKLVRQIKERSI
- a CDS encoding GrpB family protein, with protein sequence MQSHSNPPRKSDEDLQKVTVGERKPHNAPVTLLEYDPEWPNQFDREATRIRSVLGNKALQLEHVGSTSVPGLCAKPIIDILLVVIDSANETTYVPDLEKAGYTLRIREPEWFEHRLLKGPDTDINLHVFSKGASEVNRMLRFRDWLRSNNADRDKYASVKRHLAQRQWRHVQHYADAKSAIVQEIMERANSVE
- a CDS encoding winged helix-turn-helix transcriptional regulator, which gives rise to MPNLGERTFNCEKELTLSVIGGKWKMLILWHLGKEGTKRFGELKALMPGITQRMLVNQLRELEDHQILHREVYPVVPPKVEYSLTEHGRSLMPILDAMYEWGRDYIENVLEKE
- a CDS encoding DUF2268 domain-containing protein, producing the protein MNIQALRSDHIYRQVMQVPLAEKTELYREEMLAPFMKKWETQHVPYKAADPGGFDVMTINNFIFRAPEEITPEISTELELISSDAFWQECEAVVARSLGQFTENGVKLPVSEYLFTVLLGNPKSQSLLLNEGYSGDGGIPGYILCTLLPNAYTLPRMKAALAHEVNHNVRYQYIQWDHTVTLGELIVSEGLAENFATLLYGEELLGPWVSKTGAETLNRQIKPVLKEQLDVTGFDQIAPYLYGDELAKLQNFTPVGMPYSAGYACGYYLVQYYLKKTGKSIVEATITPADQILDEVRGYWNETTIISG
- a CDS encoding MerR family transcriptional regulator encodes the protein MKQRLLAVKDIVHITGITTRTLHYYDEIELLKPTFVADNGYRYYDQEGLAKLQTILFLKEMDVPLKEIAAILKLPLEEQREVLKQHNDTLRLKKQRLERISTALEEFVAGKDVYHLSIFNDSAILPLPEQYDREARWRYGETEAYQSFEKKLQELSPIDKERQWHQMEGVFRKIAACMHFQPDAVEVQQLVDEWRGILEQSMPCDGHLLMCIANTYQADARFKQYFNSFSEQGDLAAFMHEAVMYYVQGLGESKREK
- the zwf gene encoding glucose-6-phosphate dehydrogenase → MESTSFILFGATGDLANRKIYPALFNLYMDKKLPASFTIIGVGREPLSKEAYQANIIDSLYKFSRHSTDDKRQKLAFVKQFSYISLDLTKEASYQELSTHVRRLESKNKLQENRIFYLSVAPELFDVITTNIKQSGLANTKGWKRVMIEKPFGHDLQSARQLNNIVQQAFSEEEIFRIDHYLGKPMVQNLETLISVNPILQSIWRKDMISNVQITANETVGVGSRAAYYEQTGALRDMVQNHMLQLVMMTAVQMAEREDAAKLRSEKINLMKAIQIIPERDVVRGQYSRLDVDHHSVITGYREEAGVDSFSTVDTFVAARLTIQTPLWEGVPFFIRTGKRLNKKETKIVVEFKNLIGKTNEGEPNLLIIRINPNDGVTLQLNSKHPLTGELEPIQINFSSSDREIPEAYEYLLADAIKGNPFYFTHWNEVELAWRAVQPVIENFETNAIPLHLYPAGSNGPEAANQLVNTHGYKWW